A genomic segment from Peribacillus sp. ACCC06369 encodes:
- the aspA gene encoding aspartate ammonia-lyase, which yields MLIDERTYRIEKDFLGEKEIPADVYYGIQTLRAVENFPITGYKVNEEMIRALAMIKKAAALANMDTKRLYEGIGNAIVKASDEVVDGKWHEYFIVDPIQGGAGTSMNMNINEIVANRALELMGHNKGEYVHVSPNSHVNMSQSTNDVFPTAIHLSTLRLLEQLIQTMTKMSTVLKNKAKQFDHVIKMGRTHLQDAVPIRLGQEFEAYSRVLERDIKRISQSRQHLYEVNMGATAVGTGLNADPRYIENVVKYLAEISELPLVGAEHLVDATQNTDAYTEVSASLKVCMMNMSKIANDLRLMASGPRAGLGEITLPARQPGSSIMPGKVNPVMPELINQVAFQVIGNDNTICLASEAGQLELNVMEPVLVFNLLQSISIMNNAFNVFTDYCLEGIEANEQHLKDYVEQSVGVITAVNPHLGYEVVSRIAREAILKGKSVRELCLQYDVLTEEELDLILNPYEMTKPGIAGASLFDRE from the coding sequence ATGTTGATAGATGAGAGAACATACCGAATTGAAAAAGACTTTCTTGGGGAAAAGGAAATTCCAGCAGATGTTTATTATGGAATACAAACTTTACGCGCTGTAGAAAATTTTCCGATTACCGGTTATAAAGTCAATGAAGAAATGATTCGTGCACTTGCTATGATAAAAAAAGCAGCCGCTTTAGCAAATATGGATACCAAACGCTTGTATGAAGGTATTGGAAACGCTATCGTTAAAGCGTCAGATGAAGTGGTCGATGGAAAGTGGCATGAATATTTCATCGTTGACCCAATTCAAGGCGGCGCGGGCACTTCGATGAATATGAACATTAATGAAATCGTTGCCAACCGAGCGTTAGAACTTATGGGACACAATAAAGGTGAGTATGTTCATGTTAGTCCAAACAGCCACGTTAACATGTCACAATCGACGAATGACGTATTTCCAACTGCCATTCATTTATCAACACTACGACTATTAGAGCAGTTAATACAAACAATGACAAAGATGAGTACGGTCCTAAAGAATAAAGCAAAACAATTTGATCATGTTATCAAAATGGGTCGCACACATCTTCAGGATGCAGTGCCAATTCGTCTCGGGCAAGAATTTGAAGCATATAGTCGCGTATTAGAGCGGGATATAAAAAGAATCAGTCAATCACGTCAACATTTATATGAAGTGAATATGGGAGCAACTGCAGTTGGAACGGGATTAAATGCAGATCCGCGTTACATTGAAAATGTTGTTAAGTATTTAGCTGAAATCAGTGAATTGCCACTTGTCGGAGCAGAACATTTAGTAGATGCAACCCAAAATACGGATGCATATACTGAAGTTTCAGCTTCATTGAAAGTATGTATGATGAATATGTCTAAAATTGCTAATGATTTACGTTTGATGGCTTCAGGACCAAGAGCGGGATTAGGAGAAATCACTCTTCCAGCTCGTCAACCAGGTTCATCCATCATGCCAGGAAAAGTAAATCCAGTAATGCCAGAATTAATTAATCAAGTCGCTTTCCAAGTGATCGGGAACGATAATACGATATGCTTAGCATCAGAAGCGGGGCAACTAGAGTTGAATGTAATGGAGCCAGTGCTTGTATTCAATTTATTGCAATCTATCAGCATTATGAACAATGCTTTTAATGTCTTTACAGATTATTGTTTAGAAGGCATTGAAGCGAATGAGCAACATTTAAAAGATTATGTCGAACAAAGTGTTGGAGTGATTACAGCGGTCAACCCGCACCTTGGTTACGAAGTGGTTTCACGTATTGCGCGTGAAGCGATTTTAAAAGGAAAATCAGTTCGCGAACTTTGTTTACAGTATGATGTGTTAACTGAAGAAGAATTGGATTTAATTTTAAATCCTTATGAGATGACAAAGCCTGGTATAGCAGGTGCATCTCTTTTCGATCGGGAATAA
- a CDS encoding asparaginase: MKKLMLITTGGTIASLEGENGLVPGMKADEILGHLPGLDLCQIDSKPLMNIDSTNMQPEDWTEMAQSIHEHYHDYDGFVITHGTDTMAYTSAALSYMLQDLGKPVIITGSQIPIAFKKTDAKRNISDAIRFACEDIGGVYVVFDGRVIQGTRAIKLRTKSYDSFESINYPYIASISKDKIEYLKPVQSTKNKEAKLDASICTDVALVKLYPGIKPEFFDFLKNQYRGIVIESYGSGGIPFQGRNILEKLNELAECGISIVITTQCLEEGEDMDIYEVGRKVNKNVIIRSRNMNTEAIVPKLMWILAKTQDPKKVKELMETPIAEDITF; the protein is encoded by the coding sequence ATTAAGAAGTTGATGTTAATTACTACCGGTGGTACAATTGCATCGTTAGAAGGGGAAAATGGACTGGTTCCAGGGATGAAAGCTGACGAAATTTTAGGTCACCTTCCGGGATTAGATTTATGTCAGATTGATAGTAAGCCTTTGATGAATATCGATAGTACAAATATGCAGCCGGAAGATTGGACAGAAATGGCACAATCCATCCATGAGCACTACCATGATTACGATGGCTTTGTGATCACCCATGGGACAGATACGATGGCTTACACTTCAGCTGCGCTCTCATATATGTTACAAGATTTAGGGAAACCAGTTATTATTACAGGTTCTCAAATCCCAATTGCCTTTAAAAAGACGGATGCCAAAAGAAATATCTCTGATGCGATTCGGTTTGCTTGTGAAGATATTGGAGGCGTATATGTAGTTTTTGATGGTAGAGTCATCCAGGGTACAAGGGCCATTAAATTGAGAACGAAAAGCTATGATTCGTTTGAAAGTATTAATTATCCTTATATTGCTTCCATATCAAAAGATAAAATTGAGTATCTTAAGCCAGTTCAATCAACAAAGAATAAGGAAGCCAAGTTAGATGCTTCCATTTGTACTGATGTTGCTTTGGTTAAGCTATATCCGGGGATTAAGCCCGAATTCTTTGATTTTCTGAAAAATCAATATCGGGGAATTGTAATTGAAAGTTATGGGAGCGGAGGTATTCCGTTTCAAGGAAGAAATATTTTAGAGAAGTTGAATGAGTTGGCCGAGTGTGGAATATCCATTGTCATTACTACCCAATGTTTAGAGGAAGGGGAGGATATGGATATATACGAAGTGGGACGAAAAGTAAATAAGAATGTCATCATTCGTTCCAGAAATATGAATACAGAAGCCATCGTTCCTAAGTTGATGTGGATATTAGCAAAGACACAGGATCCCAAAAAGGTGAAGGAATTGATGGAAACACCGATTGCAGAGGACATTACATTCTAG
- a CDS encoding helix-turn-helix transcriptional regulator: protein MILNRLTTLRKCKRWSLQYTADRLGIAKSTYAGYESGHRRPSLETINLLAGLYDTSTDYLLGRVDYPASLPKEVSTESLQVLELTDLSNMKLSVDGISLSEEETIQFIAFIRAKREVEVNRDKLNKTKEPLG, encoded by the coding sequence ATGATATTAAATAGATTAACTACATTAAGGAAGTGCAAAAGGTGGTCTTTGCAATATACGGCTGACAGGCTCGGAATCGCCAAGAGTACCTATGCAGGTTACGAATCGGGCCACCGCCGCCCTTCATTAGAAACGATTAATTTATTAGCCGGCTTATATGATACATCCACCGATTATCTTCTAGGTAGAGTAGATTATCCAGCTTCTCTGCCTAAAGAGGTTTCCACAGAATCACTTCAGGTCTTGGAATTAACCGATTTATCAAATATGAAGCTTTCTGTCGATGGAATTTCTCTTTCTGAAGAAGAAACGATTCAATTTATTGCTTTTATTAGAGCTAAGCGAGAAGTGGAAGTAAATCGAGATAAACTTAATAAAACAAAAGAGCCATTGGGCTAA
- the mmuM gene encoding homocysteine S-methyltransferase, whose product MKNKINPIDAILRDHSVMILDGALATELERYGCDLDDPLWSARVLIENPEVIYKVHSAYFRAGADCAITASYQATIEGFSLHGIQEKEAMELIRKTVLLARKARDDYWKDETQTNRPKPLVAASVGPYGAYLADGSEYVGNYGVSDETLVEFHRPRISVLIEAGADLLAFETIPSLQEAKVLDSLLKDYPEVYAWLSFSLKDEKAISDGTLLEECTRLFEENEQIAAIGINCAPVSVVTEAINVLSANTKKPIIVYPNSGETYNPDTKTWHGQESCNKFDLKSEEWHHAGARLIGGCCRTAPHHIEEISRKWRPSEVVSS is encoded by the coding sequence ATGAAGAATAAAATAAACCCAATTGACGCTATTTTACGAGATCATTCAGTCATGATTCTGGACGGAGCTCTAGCTACAGAGCTTGAGCGGTATGGATGTGATTTGGACGATCCCCTGTGGTCTGCACGTGTATTAATTGAAAATCCAGAAGTGATTTATAAGGTTCACTCTGCTTATTTTCGTGCTGGAGCGGACTGTGCGATAACTGCAAGCTACCAAGCCACCATTGAAGGTTTCTCCCTGCATGGGATACAAGAAAAAGAGGCCATGGAGTTAATTCGGAAAACGGTGTTACTCGCAAGGAAAGCAAGGGATGATTATTGGAAGGATGAAACGCAAACAAATAGACCCAAGCCATTGGTTGCTGCATCAGTTGGACCTTATGGGGCGTACCTTGCAGATGGTTCAGAATATGTAGGAAACTATGGTGTTTCAGATGAAACCTTAGTAGAATTTCATCGCCCAAGAATATCAGTTTTGATTGAAGCAGGTGCTGATCTCTTAGCATTTGAAACGATTCCATCCCTTCAAGAAGCAAAAGTATTGGATTCATTATTGAAAGATTATCCAGAAGTGTATGCTTGGCTATCCTTTTCCTTGAAAGATGAGAAAGCGATAAGTGACGGTACATTGCTGGAGGAGTGTACGAGGTTGTTTGAGGAAAATGAGCAAATTGCAGCGATTGGCATTAACTGTGCACCAGTATCAGTTGTCACGGAAGCTATCAATGTGTTGAGTGCAAACACGAAAAAACCAATTATTGTTTATCCGAATTCTGGTGAAACTTATAATCCGGATACCAAAACATGGCATGGTCAAGAATCTTGTAACAAGTTCGACCTGAAATCCGAAGAATGGCACCATGCAGGGGCACGTTTGATTGGAGGTTGCTGCAGAACGGCACCTCATCATATTGAAGAGATTTCAAGAAAGTGGCGACCATCCGAGGTGGTATCCTCATAG
- the mmuP gene encoding S-methylmethionine permease, producing the protein MENKRKQEFQREMKTRHLIMLSLGGVIGTGLFLSSGYTIQQAGPFGTILSYLIGALVVYLVMLCLGELAVHMPETGAFHSYAAKYIGPGTGFTVAWLYWLTWTVALGSEFTAAGLLMQRWFPSINVWIWSALFAILVLALNAWTVKFFAESEFWFASIKVIAIVIFIILGAATMVGFIPMTNSQSAPLFSNFTSAGLFPNGAFAIIMTMLAVNFAFSGTELIGIAAGETVNPEKTIPKAIRMTLWRLIIFFVGTIVVLSALLPVSDASVLESPFVAVLERIGVPYAADIMNFVILTAILSAANSGLYASSRMLWSLADKKTISPIFAKLTKRGVPINAVIFSMLGGGLALFSSIIAPDTVYIVLVSISGLAVVVVWMSISASQFLFRRRFIKEGNSVNDLAYRTPLYPFVPIVSFILCLASCIGIAFDPTQRIALYCGIPFILFCYGTYYITQSSKKRGVKS; encoded by the coding sequence ATGGAGAACAAAAGGAAACAAGAATTTCAAAGGGAAATGAAAACACGGCATTTAATCATGCTATCGCTTGGCGGGGTGATTGGAACAGGTTTGTTCTTAAGTTCGGGTTATACGATTCAGCAGGCTGGCCCGTTTGGCACTATCCTTTCGTATCTGATTGGAGCATTAGTGGTTTATCTAGTTATGCTATGTCTAGGTGAACTGGCAGTACATATGCCCGAGACAGGTGCGTTTCATAGCTACGCAGCCAAATACATCGGACCAGGGACAGGGTTTACAGTAGCCTGGTTATATTGGCTAACCTGGACTGTTGCACTAGGTTCGGAATTCACGGCTGCAGGATTGTTGATGCAGCGATGGTTTCCATCAATCAATGTCTGGATATGGAGTGCTCTATTTGCCATATTGGTTTTGGCATTAAATGCTTGGACCGTTAAGTTTTTCGCTGAATCCGAATTTTGGTTTGCGTCTATAAAGGTAATTGCGATTGTGATATTTATTATTTTGGGAGCAGCGACAATGGTAGGTTTTATTCCAATGACTAACTCACAATCAGCACCGCTATTTTCCAATTTTACAAGTGCAGGTTTATTTCCGAATGGTGCTTTTGCCATTATAATGACGATGCTTGCGGTGAATTTCGCATTTTCTGGAACTGAATTAATCGGAATTGCAGCTGGAGAAACTGTGAATCCAGAAAAAACGATACCAAAGGCAATCCGCATGACATTATGGAGATTGATCATCTTTTTTGTAGGAACCATCGTTGTATTATCCGCATTATTGCCTGTTTCGGATGCAAGCGTATTAGAGAGCCCCTTTGTTGCAGTTCTTGAACGAATTGGAGTGCCATATGCAGCGGATATCATGAACTTTGTTATTTTAACTGCCATTTTGTCTGCTGCAAACTCAGGTCTATATGCCTCTTCCAGAATGCTTTGGTCCCTTGCAGATAAGAAAACGATATCACCTATATTTGCAAAATTGACAAAAAGAGGTGTTCCGATAAATGCAGTCATTTTCAGTATGTTGGGTGGTGGCTTAGCCTTGTTTTCGAGTATTATTGCACCGGATACGGTGTATATCGTCCTTGTATCCATTTCGGGTCTAGCCGTGGTTGTAGTTTGGATGAGTATTAGCGCTTCACAGTTCCTATTCAGAAGACGTTTTATAAAAGAAGGAAATTCAGTAAATGATTTGGCTTATCGTACACCATTATATCCGTTCGTACCAATCGTTTCTTTCATACTCTGTCTTGCTTCTTGTATAGGAATTGCCTTTGACCCTACACAAAGGATAGCACTTTATTGTGGTATTCCATTTATTTTGTTTTGCTATGGAACTTATTATATTACACAATCTTCAAAGAAAAGAGGAGTAAAATCATGA
- a CDS encoding flavin reductase family protein: MISVNPESLTERENYKFLTGSIIPRPIALVTTQSETGTINIAPFSFFNIVSSNPPMISISVQRKEGVSKDTARNAIQSGEFVVHITDENNVADANRTAKELPSDESELGLTNFTTAVSNKVSVPGLQEAKVRFECTLEHAIPLGGSLDKPGCDLLIGKIVCYHIEHDIYHNGRIDQNGLKPVARLAGHTYTKLGELFEMERP, from the coding sequence ATGATTTCAGTAAATCCTGAAAGTCTGACTGAACGGGAAAATTATAAGTTTTTGACTGGAAGCATTATACCGAGACCCATAGCTCTGGTTACGACACAATCCGAAACCGGTACCATCAATATAGCGCCGTTCAGCTTTTTTAACATAGTCAGTTCCAATCCTCCGATGATTTCCATTTCTGTTCAACGGAAAGAAGGAGTTTCAAAGGACACTGCCCGAAATGCAATTCAATCAGGGGAATTCGTTGTTCATATCACTGATGAAAACAATGTTGCTGATGCAAATCGAACGGCCAAGGAACTCCCATCAGATGAAAGTGAATTGGGCCTGACCAATTTCACGACGGCTGTTAGTAATAAGGTATCCGTACCAGGATTGCAAGAAGCGAAGGTACGCTTTGAATGTACATTAGAGCATGCGATTCCATTGGGAGGTTCCCTAGATAAACCTGGTTGTGATTTATTGATAGGGAAAATAGTCTGCTATCATATAGAGCATGATATTTACCATAATGGCCGAATTGACCAGAATGGGCTTAAACCTGTAGCAAGATTGGCGGGTCATACTTATACAAAACTAGGGGAATTATTTGAAATGGAACGACCTTAA
- a CDS encoding alpha/beta hydrolase has translation MKHIFQKGSNPEAPLLLLLHGTGGTETDLLPLSEMVSPGSSVLSVRGNVLENGMPRFFRRLAEGVFDEEDLIFRTNELNDFLELASGQYDFDRDRVVALGYSNGANIAASLMFHFEGALQGAILHHPMVPRRGIAMPSLSEIPVFIAAGKNDPICPAEETDELNQLLLQAGASVEVHWENYGHQLTRSEVEAAGSWFHKNFI, from the coding sequence ATGAAGCATATTTTTCAAAAAGGAAGTAATCCAGAAGCTCCGTTACTTTTGCTTTTACATGGTACTGGAGGAACGGAAACAGATCTCTTGCCATTATCGGAAATGGTTTCACCGGGTTCATCCGTATTGAGCGTACGGGGAAATGTACTTGAAAACGGAATGCCTCGTTTTTTCCGTCGGTTAGCTGAAGGGGTTTTTGATGAAGAAGATTTGATTTTCCGTACGAATGAGCTTAATGACTTCTTGGAATTAGCGTCCGGACAATATGACTTCGACCGTGACAGAGTGGTAGCATTAGGTTATTCTAATGGTGCAAATATAGCGGCAAGTTTGATGTTCCATTTCGAAGGGGCACTACAAGGAGCGATTCTTCATCATCCAATGGTGCCTAGACGCGGGATTGCTATGCCGTCACTCTCAGAAATACCTGTATTTATTGCTGCAGGTAAAAACGATCCGATTTGCCCGGCAGAAGAAACGGATGAACTTAATCAACTTTTATTGCAAGCTGGTGCTTCGGTGGAAGTTCACTGGGAAAATTACGGTCATCAGTTAACACGTTCAGAGGTCGAGGCAGCAGGTTCATGGTTTCATAAGAACTTTATATAA
- a CDS encoding ring-cleaving dioxygenase, translated as MRKQNAGIHHITAIVGNPQENVDFYAGVLGMRMVKKTVNFDDPGTYHLYFGDESGSPGTIITFFPWPGAYRGTIGSGQVGITTYAIPEGSMGFWEMRLGKFNIDFEKSSRFGEEYLKFQDPHGLQLELVERKEGKNSEWSFGGVPADKAVKGFGGAVLLTSKPIKTMELLEEVMGLQKIGEEDDFIRFKSTSDIGNLIDVKKTVLPNGKIGVGTVHHLAWRAIDNEDHKEWREHIGNNGYGVTPFTDRQYFDAIYFREDGGILFEVATDPPGFAHDETKETMGSKLMLPPWLEEKRGIMEKTLLPAVPRVLEEDK; from the coding sequence ATGCGAAAGCAAAATGCAGGAATACATCATATAACCGCAATTGTAGGCAATCCTCAAGAGAATGTGGATTTTTATGCTGGAGTATTAGGAATGCGTATGGTGAAGAAAACCGTTAATTTTGATGATCCAGGCACCTATCACTTATATTTCGGAGATGAATCAGGTTCACCGGGTACTATCATCACTTTCTTTCCTTGGCCTGGGGCATACCGAGGGACAATTGGCTCTGGACAAGTGGGGATTACGACATATGCCATTCCGGAAGGTTCAATGGGCTTCTGGGAAATGCGTTTGGGTAAATTTAATATAGACTTTGAAAAGTCATCACGTTTCGGTGAGGAATATCTGAAATTCCAAGACCCACATGGTTTACAACTTGAACTGGTTGAGCGTAAAGAAGGTAAAAATAGCGAGTGGTCATTCGGCGGTGTACCAGCTGATAAGGCGGTCAAGGGATTCGGCGGTGCTGTATTATTGACGTCAAAACCGATCAAAACGATGGAACTATTAGAGGAAGTGATGGGCCTGCAAAAGATCGGGGAAGAGGACGATTTCATCCGCTTCAAATCCACATCGGACATCGGAAATTTAATAGATGTTAAAAAAACCGTATTGCCAAATGGAAAAATCGGAGTAGGAACTGTTCATCATCTGGCATGGCGTGCAATCGATAATGAAGATCATAAAGAATGGAGAGAACATATCGGTAACAATGGCTATGGCGTGACCCCATTTACAGACCGTCAATACTTCGATGCCATTTATTTCCGGGAAGATGGAGGCATACTCTTTGAAGTTGCCACAGATCCACCTGGCTTTGCTCATGATGAGACGAAGGAAACGATGGGTAGTAAATTGATGCTCCCGCCATGGCTGGAAGAAAAAAGGGGAATCATGGAGAAAACGTTACTGCCGGCAGTGCCGAGAGTACTAGAGGAGGATAAATGA
- a CDS encoding ring-cleaving dioxygenase yields MELKGLHHVSAITARAGNNFEFYTKVLGMRLIKKTVNQDDIRVYHLFYGDQIGSPGTELTFFEIPNAARTHEGNNSISEISLRVRDDEALEYWKKRFVESKVDHDEISTRFQRKVLSFKDPEGQRLLLVSDQDNKGVQGGLPWDGSPVPQEFSIIGLGPVKLTVPNIEQTQSVLTEVLGFRKSGTYPSSIRGQNPIVVYEIGEGGTGAEVHVEERNDIPRERLGRGGVHHVAFRVDNEVELRKWIEKISESKFVNSGYVDRFYFRSLYFREPNGILFELATDGPGFAVDEAEEHLGENLALPPFLESKRKDIESNLKPLNTKSTN; encoded by the coding sequence ATGGAATTAAAAGGATTACATCATGTTTCGGCGATTACAGCTAGAGCGGGAAACAACTTTGAATTCTACACGAAAGTATTAGGGATGCGATTAATCAAAAAAACGGTGAATCAAGATGATATTCGTGTGTATCACTTATTTTATGGAGACCAAATTGGTTCACCGGGAACGGAACTGACGTTTTTTGAAATTCCCAATGCTGCCCGCACTCATGAAGGAAACAATAGTATTTCAGAAATTTCTTTACGGGTGAGGGATGATGAAGCACTCGAATATTGGAAAAAACGGTTTGTGGAATCCAAGGTTGATCATGATGAAATATCAACCCGTTTTCAAAGGAAGGTTCTTTCTTTTAAAGATCCTGAAGGGCAAAGGCTTCTTCTTGTTTCCGATCAGGATAATAAAGGCGTTCAAGGAGGGTTACCATGGGATGGAAGCCCGGTACCGCAAGAGTTTTCCATAATAGGATTAGGACCAGTTAAACTTACTGTACCCAATATTGAACAAACGCAAAGCGTTCTTACCGAAGTATTGGGGTTCAGGAAATCAGGCACATACCCATCCTCAATTAGGGGGCAAAATCCGATTGTCGTTTACGAGATAGGTGAGGGAGGAACAGGAGCGGAAGTCCATGTCGAAGAAAGGAATGACATTCCCCGAGAACGATTGGGGAGAGGGGGAGTACACCATGTTGCCTTCCGGGTGGATAATGAAGTAGAACTGAGAAAATGGATAGAGAAAATTAGTGAATCGAAATTCGTGAACTCGGGATATGTGGACCGCTTTTATTTTCGTTCACTATATTTTAGGGAGCCGAATGGCATATTATTTGAACTAGCGACTGATGGACCTGGTTTTGCAGTGGATGAAGCAGAGGAGCACCTAGGTGAGAACCTCGCACTGCCACCATTTTTAGAATCGAAAAGAAAAGATATTGAATCGAATTTAAAACCCCTGAATACTAAATCAACAAATTAA
- a CDS encoding nitroreductase family protein, producing the protein MAKDFSSAIEDRRSYYSLSKESVVPNKRIKEVIDHAVQYSPSAFNSQSARVIVLTGKSHDQLWDITKETLRKAVGDKDFEKTEEKMKSFKNGYGTVLFFEDQAILERLQEQFKTYAENFPIWSNQSSAILQFVVWTSLEIEGFGASLQHYNPLIDDEVRKTWDISSDWKLIAQMPFGRPTAEPGDKDVSPLEERVKYYQ; encoded by the coding sequence ATGGCTAAAGATTTTTCAAGTGCAATTGAAGATAGGCGCTCATATTATTCCCTTAGCAAGGAAAGTGTCGTCCCTAATAAAAGGATTAAGGAAGTTATCGATCATGCCGTTCAATATTCCCCTTCCGCTTTCAACTCACAAAGTGCAAGAGTGATTGTTTTAACCGGGAAAAGCCACGACCAATTATGGGATATCACAAAAGAAACATTAAGAAAAGCAGTCGGTGACAAAGATTTTGAAAAAACGGAAGAAAAAATGAAGTCATTTAAAAATGGTTATGGTACGGTTTTATTCTTTGAAGATCAGGCCATTTTAGAAAGGCTTCAAGAACAATTCAAAACGTATGCCGAAAACTTCCCGATTTGGTCTAACCAATCATCTGCCATTTTACAATTTGTCGTATGGACTTCCTTGGAAATTGAGGGGTTTGGTGCAAGTCTTCAGCATTATAATCCTTTAATCGATGACGAGGTGAGAAAGACATGGGATATATCAAGCGATTGGAAACTCATCGCACAGATGCCTTTTGGAAGACCCACTGCAGAGCCTGGCGATAAAGACGTCTCACCACTTGAAGAACGAGTGAAATATTATCAATAA